Proteins encoded by one window of Chryseobacterium foetidum:
- a CDS encoding lmo0937 family membrane protein: MRSILWLVAVICIAVWILGMLGIIPGLDTGSLIHVFLVIAVIVVVINLFTGRRPLD, encoded by the coding sequence ATGAGAAGTATTCTTTGGCTTGTAGCCGTAATTTGTATCGCAGTATGGATTTTGGGAATGCTGGGAATTATTCCAGGTTTAGATACGGGAAGTCTTATACACGTCTTCCTGGTGATTGCCGTAATCGTAGTTGTAATTAACCTCTTTACTGGCAGAAGGCCTTTAGACTAA
- a CDS encoding PA2169 family four-helix-bundle protein, translating into METNETQAILKDLIQITNDRISAFAKVEGQIWESYPDIKSEYEKMISHTNVMKNELVNILRENDSEMNEDSSSVRGNIHSTWIDIKSAFNIDSVNSTLNSVISEEEAAYKAYEKALETEGFSVETKSVLEDHLYHLKQSHKQFREILEYRQNKD; encoded by the coding sequence ATGGAAACAAACGAAACTCAGGCAATACTGAAAGACCTCATCCAGATTACCAACGACAGAATTTCTGCATTTGCAAAAGTGGAAGGTCAGATTTGGGAGAGTTATCCTGATATCAAATCTGAATATGAGAAAATGATTTCCCACACGAACGTTATGAAAAATGAGCTCGTGAATATTCTAAGGGAAAATGATTCTGAAATGAATGAAGATTCATCATCTGTGCGCGGTAACATTCACAGTACCTGGATTGATATTAAAAGTGCTTTCAATATAGATTCTGTCAACTCCACTTTAAACAGTGTGATTTCAGAAGAGGAAGCTGCTTATAAAGCGTATGAAAAAGCATTGGAGACAGAAGGTTTTTCAGTTGAAACAAAATCTGTTCTGGAAGATCATCTTTATCACCTGAAACAATCTCACAAACAGTTCAGGGAAATTCTGGAGTACAGACAAAATAAAGATTAA
- a CDS encoding ferritin-like domain-containing protein: MDNTKTVSVLNDLLTITNDRIQGFSKVEDKVWEGYPHLRADYDNMVAQSATMKNELSGLITERGGELDQTGSAAGSIHRAWIDVKNAFSGDNAEASLGNVVYGEQAAIDAYQSALDSGDLCPESSRVVLDQLHHLKASHDKFKNLEDLNN; the protein is encoded by the coding sequence ATGGACAACACCAAAACAGTTTCAGTATTAAATGATCTACTGACAATTACCAACGACAGAATTCAGGGATTTTCTAAAGTGGAAGACAAAGTATGGGAAGGATATCCTCACCTGCGTGCCGACTACGACAATATGGTTGCACAGTCTGCTACAATGAAAAATGAATTATCTGGTCTAATCACTGAGCGCGGCGGGGAGCTGGATCAGACGGGTTCTGCAGCAGGATCTATCCACAGAGCCTGGATTGATGTGAAAAATGCATTTTCAGGAGACAACGCCGAAGCAAGTCTTGGAAATGTAGTCTATGGCGAGCAGGCTGCAATTGATGCGTATCAAAGCGCATTAGACAGTGGCGATCTTTGCCCGGAAAGCTCAAGAGTGGTACTCGACCAGCTTCATCATCTGAAAGCTTCACATGATAAATTTAAAAATCTTGAAGATCTGAACAACTAA
- a CDS encoding RNA polymerase sigma factor, with amino-acid sequence MISSDNKFSCCAILKKKDRETFDFLYAEFNSQFYGIALQCLGDKDLADNIMILTFTNIWRDLEKFKGDTHQLKSFCTCILMRSLRNHFPPASSAENEEIKNEKQLKTISI; translated from the coding sequence ATGATTTCTTCAGACAACAAATTCAGCTGCTGTGCAATACTCAAAAAGAAAGATCGTGAGACTTTCGATTTCCTGTATGCCGAATTCAACAGCCAGTTTTACGGTATCGCCCTGCAGTGTCTTGGCGACAAAGATCTTGCAGACAACATTATGATCCTTACTTTTACGAATATCTGGAGAGATTTGGAAAAGTTTAAAGGAGATACCCATCAGTTAAAATCATTCTGCACTTGCATACTCATGCGTTCTTTGAGAAATCACTTTCCACCAGCATCATCGGCAGAAAACGAAGAAATCAAAAATGAAAAACAGCTGAAAACAATTTCAATTTAA
- a CDS encoding NAD(P)H-binding protein, whose amino-acid sequence MKALVIGATGATGKDLVQQLLNDPDYSAVDIFVRKPLGIFNDKLKVHVVDFNKPDRWKNLVKGDVAFSCLGTTLKDAGSKDAQWKVDYDYQYNFAKSAKENDVEDFVLVSAYGADPKSKIFYSRMKGELEIAVRELHFNKITIFKPGMLERKDSERNGEVLGGRIIKFANKIGLLESHKPLPTQILAKAMINSAKIKSSGYSSIKLGNIFAFADKA is encoded by the coding sequence ATGAAAGCATTAGTTATTGGTGCAACGGGCGCCACAGGCAAAGATCTGGTACAGCAACTTCTCAACGATCCGGATTACTCAGCTGTTGATATTTTCGTCAGAAAACCGTTGGGAATTTTTAATGATAAACTGAAGGTTCATGTGGTGGATTTCAACAAACCCGATCGGTGGAAAAATCTTGTGAAAGGCGACGTTGCCTTTTCCTGTCTTGGGACAACGTTGAAAGACGCAGGCAGCAAAGATGCACAGTGGAAGGTTGATTACGACTATCAGTACAATTTTGCCAAATCTGCCAAAGAAAATGATGTTGAAGATTTTGTCTTGGTTTCGGCTTATGGTGCGGATCCGAAATCAAAAATATTTTACTCAAGAATGAAGGGCGAGCTCGAAATCGCTGTCAGAGAACTTCATTTTAATAAAATTACAATCTTTAAACCTGGAATGCTTGAACGTAAAGATTCTGAAAGAAACGGCGAAGTTTTGGGCGGACGAATCATTAAATTCGCCAATAAAATAGGACTTTTGGAAAGTCACAAACCTTTACCGACACAAATTCTGGCCAAAGCGATGATTAATTCTGCAAAAATTAAAAGCAGTGGATATTCCAGCATTAAACTTGGAAATATTTTTGCTTTCGCAGACAAAGCTTAG
- a CDS encoding rod shape-determining protein: MGIFDMFTEEIAIDLGTANTLIIHNNKIVIDEPSIVAIDRLTGKALAVGTQAKLMQGKTHEDIKVIRPLKDGVIADFHASEHMIKEFIKQITQIKGKLIQPALRIVICIPSGITEVEKRAVRDSAQKVNAKEVILIYEPMAAAIGAGIDVESPEGNMIVDIGGGTTEIAVIALGGIVVDKSLKIAGDVFTNDISYFIRTQHNLNIGERTAERIKIEVGSALEELDFDLDDIAVQGRDLITGKPKEIMVSYKEIFRALDKSIMRIEDAILETLSITPPELATDIYKTGIFLAGGGALLNGLAERLHKKTELPVFVAEDPLRAVVRGTGIALKNKDKFRFLMK; encoded by the coding sequence ATGGGGATATTTGATATGTTTACGGAAGAGATTGCGATAGATTTGGGAACAGCCAACACGCTGATTATTCACAACAATAAAATTGTGATCGATGAACCTTCCATTGTAGCGATTGACCGTTTAACAGGTAAGGCACTTGCTGTAGGGACACAGGCAAAATTGATGCAGGGTAAAACCCACGAAGATATAAAGGTAATCAGACCGCTGAAAGATGGCGTTATTGCAGACTTTCATGCATCTGAACACATGATAAAAGAATTTATCAAACAGATTACTCAGATAAAAGGCAAACTGATACAGCCAGCATTGAGAATTGTAATCTGCATACCGTCCGGAATTACGGAGGTCGAGAAAAGGGCAGTACGTGATTCTGCACAGAAGGTTAACGCAAAAGAGGTTATTTTGATTTACGAACCGATGGCAGCAGCCATAGGAGCAGGGATTGATGTTGAAAGCCCTGAAGGAAACATGATTGTAGATATTGGTGGCGGTACAACTGAAATTGCCGTCATTGCTTTAGGTGGAATTGTAGTCGACAAATCACTGAAGATTGCCGGCGATGTTTTTACCAATGATATTTCATATTTTATCAGAACACAGCACAACCTGAACATCGGTGAGCGCACTGCGGAAAGAATCAAAATTGAAGTAGGTTCAGCTTTGGAGGAATTGGATTTCGATTTAGACGATATTGCTGTTCAGGGAAGAGATCTGATCACGGGTAAACCTAAAGAAATAATGGTGAGTTACAAGGAAATTTTCAGAGCGTTGGATAAATCCATAATGAGAATTGAAGATGCCATTTTGGAAACGCTTTCAATAACCCCGCCGGAACTTGCAACCGACATTTACAAAACCGGAATTTTTCTCGCCGGCGGCGGCGCATTGCTGAACGGGCTTGCAGAAAGGCTTCACAAAAAAACGGAACTACCGGTTTTTGTTGCCGAAGATCCTTTGAGAGCAGTAGTTCGGGGAACCGGAATTGCACTTAAAAACAAAGATAAATTCAGATTTTTGATGAAATAA
- a CDS encoding VIT domain-containing protein, whose translation MKKAISLIATLAFTAAFAQIPSLEVSGEKKHPVILQDAKFETKILGNLATTTATYTFYNPSNRLLEGTLTFPLPDGVSVSGYALDINGKLRNAVPVPKERAKEVFESIEKRNVDPGIIEKVQGNNFRTRIYPLPQKGSRTIQITYHQELKNTASEYKYFMSFANAVSIPKFEMKVWINDGASTPKIIENPDGSFSFQKQRNQWIAAITKENFTPNESLKINIPKTNQTSNVLLQKASGEQSYFAANVNVDFPQKEKPKSQKIAIIWDNSYSGSKRNRDKELDFLNAYFADNKNVTVSLVTLNNTLDTAQDFTISQGNWADLKAKILNLKYDGGTDFGALKEVNGVEEYLLFSDGISNFGDLNIKFKKPLNSITSTPTSDFNLLKMLANQSGGNFINLNETDTQSALKKFKKLPVRFLGFKENPNIQEVFPNVGSVVNESVNIFGITSGNLGKLTAVFSNGNEKFEVRVDFSNASPTENWQIAQFWAQRKIDELEINPSKNREEIKNISEQFGIVSKNTSLIVLDDINDYVRYKIMPPQELKAEYERIVSQNKGRILEQRRNLLSKAFDKTRELKTWWNTDFKPSEKKEYPRITNQSTIQRDSVSSGDIRDVMVTGALGIKRRSDMAIEVSSAKMEEKVSKPKGKITLVDVESTAEYMKDFQNLQSAEVIYQKYLENRSKHEKQVTYYFDISKLLFKKGDKALALKVLSTLAELDLENEELYKTISYLLKQRGHYDKELWITQKILEWRPFDAQSHRDYALALVDNKRPQEALNIYKSILYQEFTDEIADRDNGIEEILIMEINNILKQNKNVDGSKVDDRLKADLPVDIRVVINWNKDNTDIDLWVTDPKGEDCSYSHKSTQIGGRLSNDFTQGFGPEQFLLKNAIKGKYKITTNFFGERQNVLSGPTTIMAEVYLYYSDGRQERKIAVFQNQKENKPESDSKILIGEFEF comes from the coding sequence ATGAAAAAAGCGATCAGTTTAATAGCAACACTTGCCTTCACAGCGGCATTTGCTCAGATTCCCAGTCTTGAAGTTTCAGGTGAAAAAAAACATCCGGTGATTCTTCAGGATGCAAAATTTGAAACAAAAATCTTAGGGAATCTTGCGACCACGACAGCTACTTACACCTTTTACAATCCAAGCAACAGACTTCTGGAGGGAACACTTACATTTCCGCTTCCGGATGGGGTGAGTGTAAGCGGATATGCGTTGGACATCAACGGAAAACTCAGAAATGCCGTACCTGTGCCCAAAGAACGGGCGAAAGAGGTTTTTGAAAGTATTGAAAAACGAAATGTTGATCCCGGAATTATCGAGAAAGTTCAGGGCAATAATTTCAGAACAAGAATTTACCCGTTGCCTCAAAAGGGTAGCAGAACCATTCAAATCACATATCATCAGGAACTGAAAAATACTGCTTCTGAATATAAGTATTTTATGAGTTTTGCAAATGCTGTGAGCATTCCTAAATTTGAAATGAAAGTATGGATCAATGACGGAGCATCCACACCAAAAATTATTGAAAACCCTGACGGAAGTTTTTCTTTTCAGAAGCAGAGAAATCAGTGGATTGCAGCAATTACCAAAGAGAATTTCACACCGAATGAAAGTTTGAAAATTAATATTCCGAAAACGAATCAGACCTCGAATGTTCTGTTGCAGAAAGCTTCGGGAGAACAATCTTATTTTGCCGCGAATGTGAATGTAGATTTTCCACAAAAAGAAAAACCAAAATCTCAGAAAATCGCCATTATTTGGGACAATTCTTACAGCGGATCAAAAAGAAACCGTGACAAGGAACTGGATTTTCTGAATGCTTATTTTGCAGATAATAAAAACGTAACTGTTTCTTTAGTTACATTAAATAACACTTTAGATACAGCACAGGATTTTACCATTTCTCAGGGAAATTGGGCAGATTTAAAAGCAAAAATTTTAAATTTAAAATACGATGGTGGAACTGATTTCGGAGCTTTGAAAGAGGTGAATGGAGTAGAGGAATATCTTTTGTTTTCTGACGGTATTTCTAATTTTGGAGATTTAAATATTAAATTTAAAAAGCCTTTGAACAGCATAACGAGTACGCCAACATCAGATTTTAATTTGTTGAAAATGCTCGCCAATCAATCCGGTGGGAATTTTATTAATTTGAATGAGACTGATACGCAGTCGGCTTTGAAAAAGTTTAAAAAATTACCCGTAAGATTTTTAGGGTTTAAAGAAAATCCAAATATTCAGGAAGTTTTTCCAAATGTTGGTTCTGTAGTAAATGAGTCGGTGAATATTTTCGGAATCACATCAGGAAATTTAGGAAAACTGACTGCTGTCTTTTCAAATGGAAACGAAAAATTTGAAGTTCGTGTTGATTTTTCCAATGCTTCACCTACGGAAAACTGGCAGATTGCACAATTTTGGGCTCAGAGAAAAATTGATGAATTGGAAATCAATCCATCAAAGAACAGAGAGGAAATTAAAAACATCAGCGAGCAGTTCGGTATCGTGAGCAAAAATACCAGTTTGATTGTTTTGGATGATATTAATGACTACGTCCGTTATAAAATTATGCCACCACAGGAATTGAAAGCGGAATATGAGAGGATCGTTTCTCAAAATAAAGGAAGAATTTTGGAACAGAGAAGAAACCTTTTATCTAAAGCTTTCGACAAAACAAGAGAATTAAAAACCTGGTGGAATACAGATTTTAAACCATCAGAAAAAAAGGAATATCCGAGAATTACAAATCAATCTACTATTCAGAGAGATTCTGTAAGTTCCGGAGATATTAGAGATGTGATGGTTACCGGAGCACTTGGTATCAAACGAAGATCAGATATGGCAATAGAAGTTTCGTCTGCTAAAATGGAAGAAAAAGTATCAAAACCTAAAGGCAAAATCACTTTGGTTGACGTAGAAAGCACCGCAGAATACATGAAGGATTTCCAAAATCTGCAGTCTGCCGAAGTTATTTATCAAAAATATCTTGAGAACAGATCGAAGCACGAAAAGCAGGTAACTTATTACTTCGATATTTCAAAACTGCTGTTTAAAAAAGGAGACAAAGCTTTGGCTTTAAAAGTTTTAAGTACTTTAGCTGAGCTTGATCTTGAAAATGAAGAACTGTACAAAACCATTTCTTACCTTCTGAAGCAGCGTGGTCATTACGATAAAGAACTTTGGATTACTCAAAAAATTCTGGAGTGGCGACCTTTTGATGCACAGAGTCACAGAGATTACGCTTTGGCGTTGGTAGATAACAAAAGACCACAGGAAGCTTTAAATATTTACAAATCAATTTTATATCAGGAATTTACAGATGAAATAGCTGATCGTGACAACGGAATCGAGGAAATTTTGATTATGGAAATCAACAATATTCTCAAACAGAATAAAAATGTAGACGGAAGTAAGGTAGATGACCGTTTAAAAGCTGATTTACCCGTCGACATTCGTGTCGTGATCAACTGGAATAAAGACAATACCGACATTGATCTTTGGGTAACAGATCCGAAAGGAGAGGATTGCTCCTATTCTCACAAATCTACACAGATTGGAGGTAGGCTAAGCAATGATTTTACGCAAGGTTTTGGTCCTGAACAGTTTTTACTGAAAAATGCCATTAAAGGAAAGTATAAAATCACAACCAATTTCTTTGGGGAAAGGCAGAATGTTTTATCTGGACCAACAACGATTATGGCTGAAGTTTATCTGTATTATTCTGATGGAAGGCAGGAAAGAAAAATTGCTGTTTTCCAGAATCAAAAAGAAAACAAACCTGAAAGCGACAGCAAAATTCTGATAGGAGAATTTGAATTTTGA